The Candidatus Hydrogenedens sp. genome includes the window AAAATGGCATGTCAAAACCTCTCTCTTTTTAAACTTTGTTTCTTTCTGCAAAATTACAATCTATTAAGACCAGATAATTTATGGCTTATTCTTTTTCCCCATCTGTTGTAAGATGTCTTTGTCCCAGTGGAGGGGGATAGATTCACTTTGTAGCATTTGTTGAAATTGTTCTAATTGGGATTGATTGTTTCTGACCTGACGTGGTTTTAACGTGTTATTTAGGCAGAAAGATACAAGACATCCAACAGCCTCACCGATGTGCCATTCTACATGGTGAAGTCGGTATGCTCCATTTGTGATGTGTGTAGTTCCAATATTTTTAGACACGGGGAGCATGTTTTCGACTCGTTGTGGTATTAGTGCACCTAATGGAATCTGAAAGGGCAGAGAATCCACATCGAAGTAGTTTTTATGGTTGGTTCGAGGATGTAGGTCTATCCGATAGTAGCCAATGCCAACAGTATCATTAAAAAATTCAGGGGTTATATAGTCCTGTGTTTTGAGAAGTTCTTTTCGTGCATCTTTTCCAATATGTTGTTCACATATTGTGAATTCCGCTTTGATACGTCTCGCTTCTCGTATATAGGGTCGCATAGCAAATCCATCTTCTGTGCCGGTAACGTCGGGACGAAGCCGGAGTCCTTTCCAACCTGTTCCGCCATCGGGTCTGGGAGCATCTGTTTGCAACCAGTAGAATAGGGCAAGGCTTAATTCTTTGGCTTTTTTCTCATGGTAAATGTCTTCTTCCTTGGATTTGTTTTCGATAATGTTACCTAAAAAGTAATCATTTTGAGGCCAGTTGACGAGAGTAATGCTGAAAGGGATAATACTTGTGTCAAAAAGGTTTTTATCCAGAATTTGGCGGTAATTCCACCAGTTTGCTTTAGTTTGACCCATCGGGTCGAAAGGTAAAGTCCGCTCTTGTAGGGTAACGGGATGGGTTGCGGTAAAACTTAATAACGGACCTGTCCATGGTGGGTCTAAATCTGGAATAAAATCTCTCCAGAAATCATAATTCTGTGGTTTATCAATGCGGTAGTCTCCATTGGGGTCGTAATCCATTGCAAAGCACCATGTGCATGCCTGCATACCTTTAGGGTCTGCATTTATTGGGGCATGTGGTTCGCCTGTAATTCTTTGGGATTCCATACCTGTTACATATTCCACATTCCCCATAGGCAATAACTCACCCGTTTCTGTTGCATCGATAAAATACGGAGCAGTCAGAGAAATTTTATTCCCTGTTTCTAAAGATTGAACCATAATAGTTAAGAAGTGGTCACCTTTTGTCTCAACTTTTACAGGGATGTGTTGCTTCAAGACGATTAATTTCTTCCCCGAAATGTAAGGGGATAAGAGTTGTTCAATTACCTGTGCACTAACTCGGGGTTCATGGCATATTCGGGAGAC containing:
- a CDS encoding FAD-dependent oxidoreductase, with protein sequence MKRREFLQNASMLPLLTLSSVKGKEKEKKVRFHHYKNYKWHYTKEIKGDLVIIGGGIGGVACALSALQHGLNVILTEETLWLGGQMTSQAVPPDENPWVEDKGSTGRYKQLRNEIRNFYRKNYPLLDEHRNDPKLNPGNGNVSRICHEPRVSAQVIEQLLSPYISGKKLIVLKQHIPVKVETKGDHFLTIMVQSLETGNKISLTAPYFIDATETGELLPMGNVEYVTGMESQRITGEPHAPINADPKGMQACTWCFAMDYDPNGDYRIDKPQNYDFWRDFIPDLDPPWTGPLLSFTATHPVTLQERTLPFDPMGQTKANWWNYRQILDKNLFDTSIIPFSITLVNWPQNDYFLGNIIENKSKEEDIYHEKKAKELSLALFYWLQTDAPRPDGGTGWKGLRLRPDVTGTEDGFAMRPYIREARRIKAEFTICEQHIGKDARKELLKTQDYITPEFFNDTVGIGYYRIDLHPRTNHKNYFDVDSLPFQIPLGALIPQRVENMLPVSKNIGTTHITNGAYRLHHVEWHIGEAVGCLVSFCLNNTLKPRQVRNNQSQLEQFQQMLQSESIPLHWDKDILQQMGKKNKP